In the genome of Actinomadura graeca, one region contains:
- a CDS encoding TIGR00730 family Rossman fold protein gives MTSEVNPRTRRQGPAMLRGRAVPQTTTDQRLLDSRGPADWVHADPWRVLRIQAEFVEGFGLLAELPKAVSVFGSARTKPGSQEYELAVDIGARLHEAGYAVITGGGPGIMEAANKGCDENGGTSVGLGIELPFEQKLNDYLDIGLEFRYFFVRKTMFVKYSQAFVVLPGGFGTLDELFEAITLVQTKKITRFPIVLVGTEFWGGLLDWVRKVMLPSGKISPEDLDLVHLTDDPDEVVQVVRDAHLKAERRLQEEAAAVEAAAAEGT, from the coding sequence ATGACTTCCGAAGTGAACCCCCGCACGCGACGGCAGGGGCCGGCCATGCTCCGCGGCCGGGCCGTCCCGCAGACGACCACCGACCAGCGTCTCCTGGACAGCCGCGGCCCGGCCGACTGGGTGCACGCCGACCCCTGGCGCGTGCTGCGGATCCAGGCGGAGTTCGTCGAGGGGTTCGGCCTGCTCGCCGAGCTGCCGAAGGCCGTCAGCGTGTTCGGCAGCGCCCGCACCAAGCCCGGCTCGCAGGAGTACGAGCTCGCCGTCGACATCGGCGCCCGGCTGCACGAGGCCGGATACGCCGTGATCACCGGCGGCGGTCCCGGGATCATGGAGGCGGCCAACAAGGGCTGCGACGAGAACGGCGGCACGTCCGTCGGGCTCGGCATCGAGCTGCCGTTCGAGCAGAAGCTGAACGACTACCTCGACATCGGGCTGGAGTTCCGCTACTTCTTCGTCCGCAAGACGATGTTCGTCAAGTACTCGCAGGCGTTCGTGGTGCTGCCCGGCGGGTTCGGGACGCTGGACGAGCTGTTCGAGGCGATCACCCTCGTCCAGACCAAGAAGATCACCCGGTTCCCGATCGTGCTCGTCGGCACCGAGTTCTGGGGCGGGCTGCTCGACTGGGTCCGCAAGGTCATGCTCCCGTCGGGCAAGATCTCCCCGGAGGACCTGGACCTGGTGCACCTCACCGACGACCCGGACGAGGTCGTCCAGGTCGTCCGGGACGCGCACCTCAAGGCCGAGCGGCGCCTGCAGGAGGAGGCGGCGGCGGTCGAGGCCGCGGCCGCGGAGGGCACCTGA
- a CDS encoding TIGR00730 family Rossman fold protein → MPSPDPRAEDGPPARPRSPGLAVCVFCASSSKIDKRHLELAAEVGAELARRGHSLVSGGAQVSCMGAVARAARAGGARTVGVIPEGLVSVEISDEDNDELVVTPDMRSRKGEMDRRSDAFLVLPGGIGTLEELFEIWTARVLGMHRKAVVILDPAGVYDPLRELMAGLVEQGLARPKVFDAIGWTGDVGDAFDLLERSQPRIDATPEDYAEAEL, encoded by the coding sequence ATGCCCTCCCCGGACCCCCGCGCGGAGGACGGCCCCCCGGCGCGCCCCCGCTCCCCGGGGCTCGCGGTCTGCGTGTTCTGCGCCTCCAGCAGCAAGATCGACAAGAGGCATCTGGAGCTGGCGGCGGAGGTCGGCGCGGAGCTGGCGCGGCGCGGGCACAGCCTCGTCAGCGGCGGCGCCCAGGTGTCGTGCATGGGCGCCGTGGCCCGGGCCGCGCGGGCGGGCGGCGCCCGGACGGTCGGGGTGATCCCCGAGGGCCTCGTCAGCGTCGAGATCTCCGACGAGGACAACGACGAGCTGGTCGTCACCCCCGACATGCGCTCCCGCAAGGGCGAGATGGACCGCCGCAGCGACGCCTTCCTCGTGCTGCCCGGCGGGATCGGCACGCTGGAGGAGCTGTTCGAGATCTGGACCGCCCGTGTCCTCGGCATGCACCGCAAGGCCGTCGTGATCCTCGACCCGGCCGGCGTGTACGACCCGCTCCGCGAGCTGATGGCCGGGCTCGTCGAGCAGGGGCTCGCCCGCCCGAAGGTCTTCGACGCCATCGGCTGGACGGGCGACGTCGGCGACGCCTTCGACCTGCTGGAACGCTCCCAGCCCCGGATCGACGCCACCCCCGAGGACTACGCCGAGGCCGAGCTGTGA
- a CDS encoding alkaline phosphatase PhoX, whose translation MSVSRRGVVKGGAAGALSIALAGSLDSIFQTSAGADVGEAYGYGPLIPDPKGVLDLPEGFTYTTLSVEGDPISEGVVVPGHHDGTATFPGSKPHRTRLVRNHEQSNNGTRAVGRPEWTYDPAANGGTTTLEVDRDGTLLSQYVSLAGTATNCAGGRTPWGTWLTCEETEGFTGQTKSHGWVFEVDPSGKRTKPVPLTGLGRFSHEAVAVDPHTLTAYLTEDASKPFGLFYRFRPRAHRGDYHAYLEGGRLEALNVRGVPDLSAVQEPGTKLHARWVAVPDPSAKQTSVRKQFDSITRSQKLEGAWWGHGKAYFVCSYSRKSDGAAADHAGQVWTYDPNTDEIELQLIFKPGGRFDGPDNITVSPYGGGVILAEDGDGEQYLIGTTKKNKPFAMARNALNESEFTGVTFSPDGRILFANRQSDPGATFAITGPWNKLRG comes from the coding sequence ATGTCCGTGTCCCGTCGCGGAGTGGTGAAGGGCGGCGCCGCCGGCGCGCTGTCCATCGCCCTGGCCGGAAGCCTCGACTCGATCTTCCAGACCTCCGCGGGTGCCGATGTCGGCGAGGCGTACGGCTACGGCCCGCTGATCCCCGACCCGAAGGGCGTGCTGGACCTGCCCGAGGGCTTCACGTACACGACGCTGTCGGTGGAGGGCGACCCCATTTCCGAGGGCGTCGTCGTCCCCGGCCACCACGACGGGACGGCGACGTTCCCGGGCAGCAAGCCGCACCGCACCCGGCTGGTCCGCAACCACGAGCAGAGCAACAACGGCACCCGCGCCGTCGGCCGCCCCGAGTGGACCTACGACCCGGCCGCCAACGGCGGCACCACCACCCTGGAGGTCGACCGCGACGGGACGCTGCTGTCGCAGTACGTGAGCCTCGCCGGGACGGCCACCAACTGCGCGGGCGGCCGCACCCCCTGGGGCACCTGGCTGACCTGCGAGGAGACCGAGGGCTTCACAGGTCAGACGAAGAGCCACGGCTGGGTGTTCGAGGTCGACCCGTCCGGGAAGCGGACCAAGCCCGTCCCGCTGACCGGTCTCGGGCGCTTCTCCCACGAGGCCGTCGCCGTCGACCCGCACACGCTCACCGCCTACCTCACCGAGGACGCGTCCAAGCCCTTCGGGCTGTTCTACCGGTTCCGCCCGCGCGCGCACCGCGGCGACTACCACGCCTACCTGGAGGGCGGGCGGCTGGAGGCGCTGAACGTCCGGGGCGTCCCCGACCTTTCGGCCGTCCAGGAGCCCGGCACGAAGCTGCACGCCCGCTGGGTCGCCGTCCCCGACCCGTCGGCGAAGCAGACGTCCGTCCGCAAGCAGTTCGACAGCATCACCCGCAGCCAGAAGCTCGAAGGCGCCTGGTGGGGGCACGGCAAGGCGTACTTCGTCTGCAGCTACTCCCGCAAGTCCGACGGCGCCGCCGCCGACCACGCCGGGCAGGTCTGGACCTACGACCCGAACACCGACGAGATCGAGCTCCAGCTCATCTTCAAGCCGGGCGGGCGCTTCGACGGCCCGGACAACATCACCGTGTCCCCGTACGGCGGCGGCGTGATCCTCGCCGAGGACGGCGACGGTGAGCAGTACCTCATCGGCACCACCAAGAAGAACAAGCCGTTCGCGATGGCCCGCAACGCCCTCAACGAGAGCGAGTTCACCGGCGTCACGTTCTCCCCGGACGGGCGCATCCTGTTCGCCAACCGGCAGTCCGACCCCGGCGCCACGTTCGCCATCACCGGCCCCTGGAACAAGCTCCGCGGCTGA
- a CDS encoding SRPBCC family protein yields MSVVAVHAEAVSDAPPERLFEVLTDWPRHAEWMPFTSAEGGREEGAELRAWTGVGPVGFLDTMVITDWRPGRRVAVRHTGRVVRGEAWFTVRPEGSGSRVVWAERVDLPLGPLGRAGWLVAGPAVRAFMGLGLRRLAALSAMSAS; encoded by the coding sequence GTGAGCGTGGTGGCCGTCCATGCGGAGGCCGTATCCGACGCTCCGCCGGAACGCCTGTTCGAGGTCCTGACGGACTGGCCGAGGCACGCCGAGTGGATGCCGTTCACCAGCGCCGAGGGCGGACGCGAGGAGGGCGCGGAGCTGCGCGCCTGGACGGGCGTCGGGCCCGTCGGGTTCCTCGACACCATGGTCATCACCGACTGGCGCCCCGGCCGCCGCGTCGCCGTCCGGCACACCGGCCGGGTCGTGCGCGGCGAAGCCTGGTTCACGGTGCGGCCTGAGGGCTCGGGCAGCCGGGTCGTGTGGGCCGAGCGCGTCGACCTGCCGCTCGGGCCGCTCGGCCGCGCGGGCTGGCTCGTCGCGGGACCGGCCGTCCGCGCGTTCATGGGCCTCGGGCTCCGCCGCCTGGCCGCCCTGTCGGCGATGTCGGCGTCATGA